DNA sequence from the Glycine soja cultivar W05 chromosome 18, ASM419377v2, whole genome shotgun sequence genome:
CTTGGGCCATTATGGATTGGCCACAACCCTCTTGAGTTTACCATGGTCATTATCGGATCCTTGATGCTGTTGTAGGAAGGTCGTTATCATTTAACTATAGTCGTGTTGATTATTTTGGTGTTTAGGATCAACTTTTATACTTTGAGAGGCTTTCATGTTAGAGGAGTATTTTCTGTACTCTTTGTTGGTTATTCGGATCACATACATCTTGTGGGCCAAATATGCtataatatttttcctttaaaaaaaaaaacgttttccttttctttctcaaagttGATGAGAAATATGTAATCAACACAAGTTTTTACTATGTATGTCAAAACACATAGAAAAGAGGACATGTTATTTTATGTAAGATTACAAAGATTAATTCATGTCTTGTCACAAAGAGTCGTGTCTATTCAAAAGACATCTTttcaaatagaaataaaatggtAAAGGATTGCAATAATATAGTAGAAAAAATAATCTTACTCTTGTTTAGAACCTCAAGATTTGTAAAAGAACTTATTTCCTTATTTCGAAAAAGAAGAGATTTTTTCACAACAAAATTTTATGTCCTTGTTATAATAATTAGtgattacattttaaaacaaatttcatGATATTCTTCGGATCAAAAGTAGGACTATATTTTTCCATTAATCATTTGATAAATGCATGTTAtaaatcgataaaaaaaaatatctctcGGCGCCAAAAATCATGTCAGGTCCCAATTAAATCTAAATTAATTggatttaaaggaaaaaaaaaaaaaaacctcttgAAATACTTATTTTTCATTGGACTTAAATCCATTACGTACATACTTAAGGAAATGCAATTCTTACACAAATAATAGCATAATTTTGACATGAGAATTAAAAACACTTATTCACCGTTATTGTTCCTTTCTCTCCCATCTCACTATATCTAGCAGAGATGAGAGCAACCCAAGGCTATAGGGTCAAGGGAACATAAATCAAACAATTGTTGATTCAGCTTTTCCATGTAAGATTGTATGTTGTTGCTTCATGTTGTtttatctcttattttcttcaatTCTTTCTTCTAAATTACATGTTGCAGGGCAtcaattctttcttcttttcttcgtAATTACTTGTTTTCTTACTCCTACTACAGGTTCTTGTGCAAGAAGCAACATACACTCCGACACCTCAATTTCATCAACATAGTCCTTCACCTTACGTTGGAGCTCTAAACACAAACCTTGCAATTCTTTATATTGAAAGACTTGTGTCACTTCATGTTGTTTTAGTCTCTCATCATGCTTTGTACCCTTAATTTCCTCCTCGAGTATTTGGGTCTGAAGATCAGATAATTGTTGATTCAGCCTTTCCATGTCACCAACAACTTCATTTGAAGAATTGTTGCTTCCAAGGGCATCATTTGAATTGGTCGCATGTTGAAGAAATTTAGTCACAACAACATCAACACTTGGGTGCCCAAAAGAGTAAGGTTTGTTTCCAATAGAGAACACAACGATAGCAATTTCTACTCCACACAAGATGGACAATTCATTCGCCTTTTTGAACAAACCTGTTCGACGCTTGGAAAATGTTACTTGCCTTGTATTAGGGTCTTTCACCACTGCAATTTGAATCTTACGACGACCCATGGTTCCTTCACTTTCTTCACAATGATGGTTACCTGaaaaaaatgcaagaacaaagaaagagggagattaTTGTAAAGGTTAGGGTGGATGTGATATGATATTCCCATAACCCTTTATTTATCTGAAAAATTTCAACGTTTCTATTATGTAAGGGAAGTGTTTCAGTATATTCCTGATTTATAAAACTGGTCATATAAACAATTTTGACctgcattttatttcttttttaatttaatgatgcTAATACTAAATATAACCACGTATTTGATTTGTTGGAAAACAAATCATGTGATTTCTATGTTTGTTAGATATTATTGAAAACTTAAATAGAAAAGATATTTGTATTTATCAACGCCATCCTAAATGTATGTTTGAGTTGTTATGTTTGGAATTAGAACAAGGACATACATTTGTCTGCTAAAATTTATACTTGTACAAAATTATTTGTCTTTTATTGTGAAAATAACACATTTACTATGTATGTGAGTCAACCTATcgttgtcattttaattttagtttatatagttttgtttttctttttcattaaattgatggacctaatttaaatttatcactcaaaaattatatttttaatgcaaaacataatttatttgacattttagtctatttttagaataaaattataaaaactatcattttagtaagtattttttttttcaaacgaaATACCATACAaatcaaattaagttaattCATTACCGAAGTAaatcaaattaagttaatttgaattatataataaaggAAGTTGTTTTCAGTCAACTCAATTTGAACTAGactaattttttcatttctttcattgaaTAAATACctgttttagttttcttaaacTTCAAGTATTATTCAATTTCTTATATAGATCGAGACAAAAGTAATGACTATAAACTATTGTTTAAATCCAAACTAGCTTAGTTTTTCATATCTTGGACATGtaactaatttatattttataatttataggattaatttgtttatattatttgaatttttaatatattattaattatttagtttaaattttaaaaaatatattaatagatatgtcaataaatatttaaatatattcttatatACACTCATGCTCTAGAAAATTGTTATCATTCAAAGTGTTGTCCTAGGTAGGATTTCCTTCACCTTAATCATATTTTGCTTGTTCACTGtcgatttaattttaaaaaaagttaattttgttcatttacTTATTTCTTTGGTCTGTATGTTTGATTTgagataacaaaaattaaattaagtcgTGTAATTACAATAAAATTCTGTCTTGTTaaccaaatatatttattatgattttcacgtatattcttatattttacacttgtaattgattgtatagttttaatgttttaaatatcacaattaataaataaaatattttatttattattttgatcatattataatttattattgtaattataaaaattattccaTAAAAACTAATAAGTTAATTAAGGTTTTATATAACATAAGCATTCATATAAGATTTAACGatttaattcaatcaaataTATACTCGTGgtaattttcttaattgtttatataattttgtcaaattttttaaagttatttttttttgttaaaaattaattaaaactgaaaaaggACAAAAAACCACAagcaaaatgatataaaaaaattgtttaatttaattaacctaaaaaaatGGTGGTAtgtcttttattaaataaattttaaaactcgATATacttaataaatcaattaattatcaATGAAACACTATTAACATAGTTAAATGCATTCAattaaaacaatcaaaatattcaatatatcaACCAAATTTCAATAAACTATCATTAGCATGAAAATTTGTATTAATGGTGTATTTATATTTGgtattaatcttttatttaaacaatcaaaatattcaatatatcaACCAAATTTCAATAAACTATAATTAGCATGAAAATTAGTATTAATGGTGTATTTATATTTGGTATTAATCTTTTATTCTAACTACAtacattaaaatgatttttattatattattactatacaaataattattttcataacttaatatttttaaactaaacttattaATGTTACTGAAACAAACAATAAGGTATAAATAAGAATACACatctagttttatttattaaaaaacacaatttgattaacaaaattgaatttacaaaatataaaattattaattctcAATTGATAATCCTATAAAATAGAAGGTATTTTAAAGAGACCAATAAAATAGAATATGAAATACAACTTTAGTTGTGTTTCTTACATaccataatattataaaatatacatgtaattttatatttttcacatttttacttttatcaacaaaaaatatattatattaatttgcacggtttttatatctattatataaaatcaaaaagatagaataaatataaaatctgaatattcaaatttatatagTTCTTTTATACTATAATTGATTTAAGATTctattggaaataaaataaattataataaatataaaatctgcATTAATTATTTGGAGAGAATGAATATGAGGATGTCACATGGCATCACCCCATAGAATAAaaccttcataaaaaaaattatagtgtcaactaattataaatttatcatattatcatGTAAAGTAAGATTACTAATTTTtgtagaaattattattttaaaattcatatttaggATGATCAATTCCATACAACTAAATCAACCTAATAATTGTgagaaattttcaaaattaatgaaaggtTGTGTGCTTTTATGAAATTTTCTCTTTGTATATAAAGATTTAAGTATGAATATATGACTCTTCATAAAGAGACATAAGATGTGactcttcttcttttatgaGATGTGATTTTTCACTTGAGAGTTATGAAATTAAATGATACTAAATTAGTAATACTAACATATTTGATTTGTTGGAAAACAAGAAATCTAATTTCTATGTTTGCTGGATATTAAAAAACTTTTATGAatgtttttaattgattgaataacTACAAATGTTATGTACCGTTTTGATTACTCTATTGAgtacttacaaaaatatttgcaTTAATTAGTGCAAAAATGCACATAAATGAGGATAAAAATAAGATAGAAAATTATGCACAAAAATAAACGGAGATGAATGCGAATGAGTATTATAATAGGCACCATACCCCATACTTACACCTATTactatatataagtatttaattataatatgtaatgtcatatatattattttaaatagtaaaaCATAATATCATAGTCTAAAGACTTTAATTTGGTGATTAATTCCATTCTCATAATTATAATCTTGCTACTGAATACACTATATCTTGAAGTAGTTTTTTAACTTCTCGACCCAAATTTATTtggtttaaaaattgattaaattgtaattttggttcACCTATAAGTTGAATCCGAGTTTGGTGCTCTTATTTATAAATTGAGATATTTAGTCtctctattttttagaattagtAATTTTGATTCTTCTGTCAATTGACTGTTAGTTGACCATTCAAAGTCAacatttgattttgatgtgaCATAATAATGTTAATGTGGTACTTATGTAGGTTGGGATATGGCGTTTATGTGAGAAGGGGTTAactaaagtaaaaaatgaaaaagcgtCTTGGTAAGAATTGAATCCATGACCTTTTATACAATGACAATGCAATAAATTACCATAATTTTATGTgcttgattaattttaaaaataatatttctatgTATCGTTACAtcaatatttatgaattttttccaatacaattttataaattaaaacaaatttatttaatatacaaatctttttacttttattttatatcatttcacatatttttatttttcaaagtttatatatttaatttaaattttaccaatttatattgaatttcataaattaatatgtaagttatttacataatttattttatattatgtatacattttataaagtttactttagtttataaattatatttactctaattatataaatcaatattaCTAGTTtactatataaattatataaattgattttaatatataagttatatttaatatgaacattagtttatgtaatttacacaagttacataaattcatattaatatgtatctttattttcattttaactataaaaatttatttgataaataattttttattccaactatataaatcaagaaaaatacattaattaatatgtaaattatttataaaaattattttatgtaatttatgaaaattatgtaaatttcttttaataaacaaatcatattttttctaattataaaattaataaaattttagtatttaattttttatattatttaaattggaGACCAAAAGTGCATTTagcttttatattaataatttatgtaaataatttacatattaatttatgaagttcaattataaattggtaaaattaaaataaaaatatgtatcttTTCGAAATACAAATATGtaaaacacataaaattaaagtaaaataattatatattaaataaatttgtttaatttataaatttttataattagaaaaaaagttaataacttTTAACGTAATGATagatagaaaatattatttataaaattaatcaaacaaaGCAAGCGATATAATGACTTATTGCCTTGTCAATGTATAACATGTCATGTATTCAATTCCTATGAGACATTTTTTAATCTTCACTTTATTTAATCCCTTATCACAACATAAGTATCACGTCAACAATCTAGAAAAGCGTCATGTCAGCACTAATCTGCCACATTAAAGTTAACATTTGACTTTGGATAGTTAACTAACGGTCAGCTAACAGAAGGACCAATATTGTTGATTCCAAAAAATAGGGGAACTGGATGTCTTTATTTAGCAGTAGGGGAACCAAAATTGTGGATTCGAAATTATAGGGAAaccaaaattgcaatttaacctTGAAAATTTTATCAAACTTTGCAAGCATGCAATATATCATAAGGAAGCACAAAGTGATTTCGAACCCCTTGGATGAAGCCTATCGCCCATTGATATTAGTTTGAGAAAAGtctttaaaaattttcaaaagaaaaatttttaTCCGTCAAACTATTCAACCCCCTCACCCTTCTAGTGTGTTTTAGGTacttcaattggtatcagagcttgccTTCTAGGTTGAGCTCCTAACAAAGCAAGAGGAAAAGAAATTCCTAAAATGTTGGAAGAAGGATTTGTTGTGAACAAGCCTCCCATGTTCAAGGGAGCCAACTATGACTACTGGAAGGAAAGAATGATTGCTTTCTTTGAATTCATTCACATTGATATGTGTGATGTCATAGAAAGAGACAATTGCATTCCTCTAAATGCTAAGAAGAAGGAGATCCCTAGGGAGAAATGGACGAATTATCATAAATCTAGATTCCTTTTGCAACTTACACGCAAGAAACACCTTGTTATGTGCTCTATCACAAGAACAATATTCCAAAGTTCATAGCTTCAGAAGCACCAAACAGATGTGGGAAACCTTAGCCATTACCTACGAAGGGTCCTCCAAGGTAAAGCATAACAAGTTGAGTCTTCTGACACATAAGTATGAACTCTTTAGtatggaagaaggagaagatatcTAAACCATGTTTGGACGCTTCCACACCATTCTGAATGAGCTTTGCTCTCTAGGTAGatattatgataattatgatcACATTGATAAAATCTTATGAAGTTTATTGATGgaaacttgcttgtggggcttctgtggaggctggatctttgagcttcaatgaggtcctttaatggtgattttccaccatggagatgcagcggaagacaaaggagaagaggtgagaggaggcgccatccactagggaataagccatggaagaaggagattcaccaccaagatgagccttggataagaagcttggagaggatgcttcaatggaggaaaagaaagagggagagaaagagagaggggggagcacgaaattgaaggaagaaaaaggaggagaagttgaactttgagttgtgtctcacaagactctcattcatcaaagttacaacaagtgttacacatgcttctatttatagactaggtagcttccttgagaagctttcttgagaaaacttccttgagaagcttctttgagaaaacttccttgagaagctagagcttagctacacacacccctaataactaagctcacctccttgagaagcttccttgagaagattcctaaagaagctagagcttagcttcacacacctttctaatagctaagctcacctccttgagatgagaagctagagcttagctacacaccccctataatagctaagctcacccccatttcaaaaatacatgaaaatacaaaaaaagtccctactacaaagactactcaaaatgccctgaaatacaaggctaaaaccctatattactagaatggccaaaatacaaggcccaaaagaaggaaaaacctattctactatttacaaagaagagtggatccaaccttgacccatgggctcaaaaatctaccctaaggttcatgagaaccttagggccttctttagtagctctagcccaagcctcttggagtcttctattgAATACCCttgaggggtaggattgcatcatttatGTAGAAAGTAGAGACCACAAATTACAACTTTATGAGACATCAAGAATCTTGATTCAATGACTCTTGAAGAGCTCATTGTGATTTTTAAAGTCCATGAGCAAGAGCTTGCTCAAGATAAAGGAACAAACAAAGGGAAGTCACTAGCCCTTACAATTCCAAAGAGTCATTGTCAAAAGCCTTTGCTTTTAATGATGTTTCAAAAGAagaatatgatgatgatgactttGATGAACAAGATGACGAGCTAAGTTTGATCACTAAAATGATCAGAAAGATGTGAGAAAATAAGAACTTCTTTAGATTTAATAGTTCGTCCAAAAGAACCTTCCACAAGAAGTAGAAAAGTCCAGTCATATGCTATGAGTGCAAGAGGCCAGGACATTTCAAGTCAGAATGTCCTGACCTTGAAAAGACAAAGGATAAGAGGAAGAAATTCTTCAAATCCAAAAAGAAGAGCCTTATGAGCACCTAGGAGGACCTGGACAATTCATCGTCTGGCGAGGACAATGAGGAAGAAGCCAACTTGTGGATTCTCAGCCTAATGACACTGTCAACTCTGACGGTGAAGAGGTAATATTCGAATCAAGAGAAGATTTAATTAAAGGGTACAATCAAATTATATCTGCTCTGCTCGCGTCTCTAAAGTTTATAGAAAACTAAACAAATGTTTTCAATATCTTGAAAGAGAGCATTAGGATTTCAAGAAAACTTATCAAcctcatttaattgattttatcttgGAAACCACTTCACTTGGTGATGTACAAGACACCTCTGTTTGTGAGGAAGTCAAGGCATTACTTGACGAAAAGGTATC
Encoded proteins:
- the LOC114397106 gene encoding agamous-like MADS-box protein AGL29 yields the protein MGRRKIQIAVVKDPNTRQVTFSKRRTGLFKKANELSILCGVEIAIVVFSIGNKPYSFGHPSVDVVVTKFLQHATNSNDALGSNNSSNEVVGDMERLNQQLSDLQTQILEEEIKGTKHDERLKQHEVTQVFQYKELQGLCLELQRKVKDYVDEIEVSECMLLLAQEPVVGVRKQPWVALISARYSEMGEKGTITIVVHVAIVVAQD